TTACTGATGATATGGTTTGATACGAGCTTACTGTATGCTGGCCTCAACATCATCCCTTCACTGCTCCATGGAAGGGACCAGTGGAGTGGCCACCTGAGCTCGCCCCAACAGTTTATGTCTGTCGAAAAACATTTGTCACTGGTCACTTAACAGATAAGCATCAAGTATGTATGTTGGATATTACCGCATGCCattccatgtttgttttttgtttttttcttttaattgttttgttaattactttattaaataatgcattttcCTGAAATAGATTGTGGGACTTGATTGTGAAGTAttctacattttctgttttcattttctacacCTGGCTCACCATAACAACAAATCTCAATGTTTGTAATTGGTAAAGACGAACAAATGGCGGCAGATTTTACATGGATGCTATGGAAAACATGAATTGaacacagaatgcaatcatttaCAAACAAACCTTGATAAACGACATTTGTTTTGCAAACTGTTTCTGAGCCTATGTAGTTATATCCATCATACagtcatgtgtttcacaaagtggtgaacctcaTCCCATCCTTGCTTTGGAACAACTGAGCCTTTTCCAGGACACCCCTTTAATATCCAATCATGATACTGTCACATGTTACGAATGAACCGGAGCTATCTATTTTCGGAGCATTCCACAACTATCCCAGTCTTTTGTCTCCCCTGTCCtgacttgtttgaaatgtgttgctggcatGACATTCAGaatcagcatgttttttttgttttgtttacaaaaatcaagttattaacatttaataaagtaaaatgaggtaatacattaaatatattgtctttgtaatgttttgtaaGAATTAGCAAACTatcatattctgtttgtttcacacaacttttttttttttaatcagggtTGTATTTGATACATTTCCAGAAGCTGTCAGATTTTTGAGACTATCCTTTCTGCAGCAActccagtgtttatttattaattatatcAAGAAACATTCTGCAAACGCTTTGAATTAGATTTAATTAGGTAGTGAACAACGTCTGGGGCATTCCAGCCTTCCAGGACATCATGAAGATTGCTCTGCTACATCATCACCtgacaaagaatgaaaaaaataaaacattaaaattggTGCATAAATTGTTGTCCAAAATTCTAAAAAGTGATATTTTCTGGAAGAAATCTTGTATTGCTAGACAATTATAGCGAAGCATATTTTCCTGAATTTTCCCAATTTGGTTTTTACCATTTTGGTCAACTGGCTGGTTACTCGATGTTTCCACACCCAGCTTCTGCCTCAAAGACTCCAGTGTCTGACAAGGGATCTGGCTTGAGATGGACTCCAGGTACGTCAGGACATAGTGGTCAGCATCGGTCAACACAAAGCGGTGGttgaaaactaaaagaaaaataaatattcagaaatattCCTTTTGTAAACAAAGACATAACATAATAAAAGacttaaaacaagaaaaagttaCCTTCCACAGTGGCTCCAATAGCAAAGTCTGCAGGTGAGTAGAACTCAGGATTCTCCACTGTAGTGCCCGGCTTGGGGACGCGCGTCTTTTCCAGGAACTTGCCACTGATGATGCCAGAGTTGCGAGTGGGCCTTTCAAAAATACTGATTGTGTCATCGGACAGGGAGTAGGACAGTACGAAAGGTCTGCCCTCATCCTTTGGATTCTGTGAGTCCTGAAATGTCAGAAACACAGTTCAGCTTAAATAAGATGAGAAATGAGCTCTTTGTCAGGTCAGTAGTTATTTACTCACAATGTTTTGAACCTGGGGCTACAATGTAGAATGTAGAATGCAGCATGGCTCTTTTTAGTAATGGGTTACTCAGCCTTGTTTATGGACATTCTGATGACTTGCAAATAGGTATGACCAACCAGCAGTCATTCAGAGGTTTTTCTCACCAGCCTGGCAGTGTAGCGAAGcactttgttgctgttttctaGCATCTTCAGTATGTTCTTTTTGGGAGGCTGGGGAATTAAAGACAAACAGTTCTGGAGAGAGTCTTCAAGTGAACCAAAACCATTGTAGGGAGGAACCTCCTGTAAACACggtaagaaacaaaaaaatgttatttataacAACATTAAGTCACATGCTCTCTGGCAGTACggatgttttgtaaaaaaaaaaaaaaaaaagacgaaaagatgacaaacacatttcagtttctcACCTTCTTCGTCGCCTGAGacgtgtctgttttttttgggaCCTCTATTGGTTTCATCTCCATGTCAGGATGGTTCTCCTGGTAATACTCTTTAGTGAAGCCATCACAGTCGTACAGCTGGAAGCGACGACATAGCAGCGTAATCGTTTTACCGAGCTGGAAGTCTTTGGGGGAGTAGTACTCATCCACTTCCTGTGTTGAAACCTCCAGCACGCAGCTGGGAAAGgtctctggaaaaaaatgtaatacgAATACCATGTCTTAgtatttatcttttgtttttaaatccctTTTTTATTGTCtcatttagttagtttagttaaTGTTAATTTTTAGGTCAAGTAATGGTGCAAGAAATAAAAGTACATTATATTGTATCTTTTTGTATGAATCACACTATATAGATCACATTAAATTATTGTAATATACAATCGTAGTGTGGTACATAAAATAGCTGACAAAAATATGACCAAAAGCATGACCAAAGCATTGTATCAAATCTAATGAAATGATATATGAAGCTAAAAGCAGCCCACCACTGCTTCTTACCAGACTCTGGTTTGATTTTCTTGGGCAGCCTCTGTCTGCGCATCAGGACAGGGAAGGGATCCCGCCCGCTGTTGGGTTTGTGATCCTCTCTGACCTCTACTGTGTCGTCCGACAAGAAATAATGGATGGTTACAGGCCTGGTGTCCCCATACAGAGAGTCAGCATCGTCCCACAGGGCAAAGAAACGCAGCACCTGACCAAGAAGAGGTTATGAGCTTGAAACTAGAATTGGAATTCTGATATGTAAAATCTCAGGGAACGCGAGGGTTCCCACACCTTCTTAAATGACAAATTGAAAGGTCTTTTTAAAGACTTTGAAGGCCCTGCGAATTCAACACGGTACAGTTTGAGACATGGATCAAAGTTAATATAACAAGACCTAGCAGGCATTACAGAAGCTCACAACGATTAAAACAAGAGAGAGGTTTGAAAGTGGGAACACAtattttgctttaacttatcatTTTGATGTTGATTGCAGAATAATGACAACAAATTATCAATCGTCACACGATACATTATTTTACTCGTAAAAGTATTTGCAGTCTCTTGAGAGgggatattttaaaaaattgaacAATATGCCATCATTGTAGATCATTGTTGCTTTCTAAATAGCTTGGTTAGAAGCTATTATTGTACTCTGCTTCAATGTTAACTGCTGTCCAGATAGGGTTTGCAATGGTTACCCAGTGAGTTTGGAAGGGAGGGAATTTCCTATACCTTACAATCCATGGTGAGAAACTGTTGGGTGTGGTTGAATTCGGAGGGTTTTGTGAAGGAAGGCTGGGGGTTAGTGCGTCGTTTGCTGTAAGCATCCACAGGCGTAGGCTCGGGATCATTCAGAACAATTCCCTCACTCTCCATGAATTCCTATACATGATCAATGAAAGAAACAGGTCCACAATATAGGGTGTACTCtatataaaatatgtatatttttgtctCAGTGAGAGCATTAATACAGGTGAGTGTTGTTGTACCTTTGTAAAAGCGTCACAATCTGTGATGTGGTACTTGACCCCATACACCTCCAGGTCTATGCCAAGGTTCAGGTCTTTCCACAGGTGATGGTCTCCGTGTTCATTCTTGGGGAGACGCTGGCGTTTGATCCGTTTCCCCTGCAGCATCCCGGAATCCTGCACTGTGGGCTCAATGATGCAAATGCTGTCATCCTCAAGGTAGTAGTAAATGACCACGGAGCGCACACGGCAGTCCTCTTCAGGGGAGCACAGGATTTTTTCCACAAAGTATGCATAGAAGCGCAACACCTACGAGACATGCGGGTGGTGAAGAACAGACAAAGGAGGAATGTGATGGACGACAAGAAAAATCTTCCAGTTCCGGACATTTGTAGGTGCAATTTTACCTTCTTGTCAAGGGCCACATGAGCTGGGATGAAGTCTTTAGGGAGGTCCCGCTCATAGGAGCCATAAGTCATATCATGTGTCTGAAGGGACAATTCACTGATTTCCTGCTGGATCAGCTGCTCTGATAAAAGGGGATCCTGTCCAATGCCTGCAGCGGGGCGACGGGACAGAGCATAGCCATTCTTGTAGCCCAGTGTCTGTGGACGATGGAAGGCTGACTTCTGCAGAGAAAGATTATTGATGAGGGAGTAAATTAACACTTGTAAATcgaaacaaaaatagaaatgtattattatcattattatttatttgcaacaCTGACGCAGGTGTGTATACTCAAAGGGTGAttactgtgtgtctgctgtcgGACAAGATACTGCGCTACACAGAGTGTTGTATGAGATATAGCGGTGGATAGAATAACATGACAACGCATTAACATTGTTAAAActcatacttgagtaaaggtattgttttgaaatgttaccttgttaaaagtgaaagtcatccaTATAAACAGTACTTGTGTTAAAGTCTTAAAGGATCTGATATTAAAATCATCAAAAGTATGTTTCCAGCAATAAAAAATACTTAATATAAAATTACAAGTAAACTCTAGACTGTATCCTATGTAGCCACTGGTgaaagtatatttactcaagtttttttttctttttttccattttcctctaCTTGATTCGGAGTGGAAgaattgagcttttttttttttttttttaactctgctACATCTGTTTGATAGCTTCAGAGTTCCTTTATTAATCCTGCAAACAGGGACATTTGTGTGTCACAACGCCAAAGGACtgttcaatttaacaataaacaataataatagtcaaaaataaacaatatgataaaaaaaaaggtaaaaaaaaaaatgaaatacacttgtatatacataatatgtacaaatatTAACAGTGTATTCATAAACAGTGTGATGTGACAATATTACTATTATactatacatgtaaatatatgtataattcaTTTTACTTGTACTTGGGTTAATTTTATATCAGATACTTTGTCTGTATGACttccacttttaaaaaaagcaatataTTAACatgatatatttacttttacccATGTTGAATTCGGGTTCTCTTTACAACACTGGACACATCAAGCATGTCTGCAAAGTACAGAGTGACTTACGTTGTAAACTAAAGGTCATGGAGCTTTGGCCCTGATGCAGCAAGCAATGTGCAAATCGaaaataactagtaactacagttgtcaaataaatgtaggagTAAAAAGGACAATACGTGCCTCCAAAATGTCGTGGAGTTGAAGTATAAAGTTAGTATAGTGGGAATACTATTCagtatttaagtacatttaatatcagatccTCTACCCATTAACAGTTAAAacagtatctttacttttgCCTTCAAAATGTCGTGGAAGTATCAGGAGGAGGACAATTAAATACTAgtaagtaaagtacaagtacctaaAAATTGTACTTAATTACAGTACTTTAGCAGgtagttactttccatcactgtgCAATCTTCAACAGAGTACCggtatgtgtatgtgtctcaAGCTAGTAACGGATACTGTGGCAACACAACAGTTAGTGATTTTAGCTAATAGCATCCCGTTTTATTAAAACGGCGACAGTTATTCAACATAAAAATTGAAGCAATGCAGGAATTCCattacacaaagaaaacagcgaCTTATCTTGCGAAACACAAACACCTTAATGTTAGTCAAACGTTAGGAAAAAAACCCGTTAAGTTACCCATAAACATAATTAATCAAGCTAGCTAGTTATGTCTACTGTAACTTTAAGTAACCGACAGTCTTACCGTTACATCCCGAAATGAGTATCCCGGTAAAAATGGTAGCCCGTGGCTGTTCCAGTTCCACGACATTGCTCTTTTTTTGAAGTATGTTCGCCTACTTCCTCACCTCTATACGATGTTAAACAGTATTATTGTCGTAAAAATGTGGCTGAAATGAGGTTTTGTTAGCGTGTGGACGTTAAAGCTTCCAGCAGCTCCCCCGAGGTGAGTTTACTGTCTCCATGGAGACGCACGAGAGCAACAATTTCGAGAAATGTTTAGAAAAATtagaaaactgaaaactaaaataaattcGGAATGAAAAACATAGAAATAATATCTACGTTgacccccacaaaaaaaaaccaacaaataaaaaacattaaaacctaAAGTAGCATATAATCCTTAATATCaagatgtttttcataattAGTGCAATTATTAAAAACGTTCTGTGTTGAGTGCTGTAATAACCTAtaatctgaaatctgaaaatgatttgCGACACCTAAAAATAACTTAACAAATATACATTCGTCATTTTATTCTGTACATTCTACTAAACCAACTGCAGAGCTCCGACttcaccagcagggggcgagCAACACCAACCAATCCCATTGATGACTTCATGATGAGTTCTTGTTCCACAGTGTTTACTCTATATGTCTGTAATGTAGTATTATATCATTATAAGATTAGAGGAGTGCCTTTTTTCCACAGTACAGGGCAATTACTGTGCATATCTGGACTGTAAAAGAGGCGCTGTGAACATttgaagtgacattttaaatgcaaaacacgatttcgggggaaaaaaacgaaTGTGCAAGAATAAACAAGACAGCGGATGagttggatttctttttttttttttttttaaacacagtttattcCAAGCACAGGAGTCATATTTTGGTCTCACTTTACCAGCTATTGGCACATTTGAATCCCATTCAAattgaaacacatttaaaaactgtcttTATAAAAACTATATAGTGTGGCAGTCTTTATGTGGATGACCCTAATATGTCCTGTGTACTCTCAATTAAACTCtcagtcaggaaaaaaaaaaaaaataccaagcTGTTCCTCAGAACTGTTATAAATTCTATGGTTGAATCCAGGGCAGCGCAAACAGAACTGGATTGACAATAGCTTATTTTATTAAACTGGCAGTTTGCACGTCCACTGTGAACCTCTTATCAGTGCTGGTTCCTTCTCCAGATGAGCAGCGATGAGCACAAGCATCTGGTTTAGCACTGGTATCTTTGACAAAGGGGCGACAGCTAACATGAGACCTGGAATTTTGCAGGTTTCTTTCAGAGACAGATCATTTCGAAGGCAAATTCACTTGTACAAAATTGGCATATTCTGGTTCCGTGCAAGTGCAACGTGTGACAGAGACATTCAAATGTGACAC
This region of Acanthopagrus latus isolate v.2019 chromosome 22, fAcaLat1.1, whole genome shotgun sequence genomic DNA includes:
- the efhc1 gene encoding EF-hand domain-containing protein 1 — translated: MSWNWNSHGLPFLPGYSFRDVTKSAFHRPQTLGYKNGYALSRRPAAGIGQDPLLSEQLIQQEISELSLQTHDMTYGSYERDLPKDFIPAHVALDKKVLRFYAYFVEKILCSPEEDCRVRSVVIYYYLEDDSICIIEPTVQDSGMLQGKRIKRQRLPKNEHGDHHLWKDLNLGIDLEVYGVKYHITDCDAFTKEFMESEGIVLNDPEPTPVDAYSKRRTNPQPSFTKPSEFNHTQQFLTMDCKVLRFFALWDDADSLYGDTRPVTIHYFLSDDTVEVREDHKPNSGRDPFPVLMRRQRLPKKIKPESETFPSCVLEVSTQEVDEYYSPKDFQLGKTITLLCRRFQLYDCDGFTKEYYQENHPDMEMKPIEVPKKTDTSQATKKEVPPYNGFGSLEDSLQNCLSLIPQPPKKNILKMLENSNKVLRYTARLDSQNPKDEGRPFVLSYSLSDDTISIFERPTRNSGIISGKFLEKTRVPKPGTTVENPEFYSPADFAIGATVEVFNHRFVLTDADHYVLTYLESISSQIPCQTLESLRQKLGVETSSNQPVDQNGDDVAEQSS